In a genomic window of Candidatus Omnitrophota bacterium:
- a CDS encoding aminotransferase class I/II-fold pyridoxal phosphate-dependent enzyme: MKRLSKITGGLTGQPMFKLLARLAAMEKAGREIFHFEIGDSDFRAHAHIVEATKSALDRDRTHYVDSSGIMELRNAVCDYTGERLGFRPMPEQVLIMPANAIIDFVMRCVADPGEEVIYPDPGFPTYIAVTNYTGIRKVGILLKEERAFHIEPGEIRERITDRSRLIVINSPQNPTGAVLDKKEIDEIASIAEREGLYLLSDEIYSRVIYGKKHHSAGLADRCRERTVILDGFAKNFSMPGWRLGYAIGPVELIKRMGLLFETTYSCTPPFIQYGGIAALTGDQGVIDKRIGEYRRLRDLIVTKLNEIPGISCILPDGACYVFANINGTGMTSAQFADFVLEKAGVALLPGTCFGAGGEGYVRLCYTRSRETIEEGCAKMKDALKDKVYAASPD; the protein is encoded by the coding sequence ATGAAACGATTATCGAAGATAACGGGCGGTCTGACAGGGCAGCCGATGTTCAAGCTTCTGGCAAGGCTGGCTGCTATGGAGAAGGCCGGCAGGGAGATATTCCATTTCGAGATAGGCGATTCCGATTTCCGGGCCCACGCTCATATAGTCGAGGCGACGAAGTCCGCCCTGGACCGTGACAGGACCCACTATGTGGACTCTTCCGGCATCATGGAATTGCGGAATGCCGTGTGCGATTACACCGGGGAACGCCTGGGGTTCAGGCCGATGCCGGAACAGGTGCTCATCATGCCGGCAAATGCGATCATCGATTTTGTGATGCGCTGCGTGGCGGATCCCGGAGAGGAGGTCATCTATCCGGACCCGGGTTTTCCGACCTATATCGCCGTGACCAATTATACCGGGATAAGAAAGGTCGGCATCCTTCTCAAAGAGGAGAGAGCATTCCATATCGAACCGGGAGAGATCCGGGAAAGGATAACCGACAGGTCCCGTCTCATCGTCATCAATTCGCCGCAGAACCCCACGGGGGCCGTCCTCGATAAGAAAGAGATCGATGAGATAGCGTCGATAGCCGAAAGGGAGGGCCTGTATCTCCTGAGCGACGAGATATATTCACGGGTCATCTACGGCAAGAAGCACCATTCGGCGGGGTTGGCCGACAGGTGCCGCGAGAGGACCGTCATACTTGACGGCTTCGCCAAGAATTTTTCGATGCCGGGATGGCGGCTCGGATATGCGATAGGGCCGGTCGAGCTCATAAAGAGGATGGGCCTTCTCTTTGAGACGACATATTCATGCACACCGCCCTTCATACAGTACGGCGGGATAGCCGCCCTGACAGGAGACCAGGGTGTAATAGATAAAAGGATCGGTGAATACAGACGCCTGAGGGACCTGATCGTAACGAAACTGAATGAGATACCGGGCATATCCTGTATACTGCCCGACGGGGCCTGTTATGTATTCGCGAACATAAACGGGACGGGCATGACGAGCGCCCAATTTGCCGATTTCGTCCTGGAAAAGGCAGGCGTGGCCCTTCTGCCCGGCACATGTTTCGGCGCCGGAGGAGAAGGTTACGTGCGGCTCTGTTACACAAGAAGCCGGGAGACCATAGAAGAAGGTTGCGCGAAGATGAAGGATGCCCTAAAGGATAAGGTATATGCAGCGTCTCCTGATTAA
- a CDS encoding thiamine pyrophosphate-dependent enzyme → MFRRICLIRYFEIEAARAWKDGFIKSPLYLSAGQEAIAAAVSVMIPGYNIFGQHRAHSVYLAFGGDPVKLIDELLGRPTGCTGGKGGSAMIHDPAINMAGHHGLIGENVPLAAGFALGSGRKTVAFFGDAAAEEDYALAAIGFSSTHKLPVLFICEDNDLSILTPVKVRRNWNMVDTVRALKVPAVDIADDPWLIAHHTKELIKDLPAFINCRTCRHFWHVGAGVDGPPEWDRFALVKKELDGLKIDHGDIEADTERLVKGLWQERLRRL, encoded by the coding sequence ATGTTCCGGCGCATATGCCTGATACGGTATTTCGAGATCGAGGCCGCCAGGGCCTGGAAAGACGGGTTTATCAAGAGCCCGCTATATCTGTCGGCAGGGCAGGAGGCGATAGCCGCAGCCGTATCCGTTATGATCCCCGGTTACAATATATTCGGGCAACACAGGGCCCATTCCGTATATCTGGCGTTCGGCGGCGATCCGGTGAAGTTGATAGATGAGCTGCTGGGCCGCCCCACCGGATGCACCGGCGGGAAGGGCGGATCCGCGATGATACATGACCCGGCGATCAATATGGCGGGCCACCATGGGCTGATCGGGGAGAATGTGCCTCTCGCGGCAGGGTTTGCCCTGGGGAGCGGGCGCAAGACCGTCGCTTTCTTCGGGGATGCCGCGGCCGAAGAGGATTATGCGCTGGCCGCTATCGGGTTTTCGTCTACTCATAAACTGCCGGTCCTCTTCATATGCGAAGACAACGACCTTTCTATACTTACGCCTGTAAAGGTCAGGCGTAACTGGAATATGGTCGATACGGTGCGGGCTTTAAAGGTGCCGGCAGTAGATATCGCCGATGACCCCTGGCTGATCGCCCACCACACAAAAGAACTTATCAAAGATCTTCCCGCCTTCATCAACTGCCGGACATGCCGGCACTTCTGGCACGTGGGCGCAGGCGTAGACGGTCCCCCGGAATGGGACAGGTTTGCGCTGGTCAAAAAAGAGCTCGATGGATTGAAGATAGATCACGGAGATATAGAGGCAGACACGGAACGCCTGGTGAAAGGACTATGGCAAGAACGGTTGCGGAGACTATAA
- a CDS encoding glycosyltransferase family 2 protein, which produces MKTSLIIPTLNEIDGVRAIMPGIKREWVDETIFIDGHSDDGTIEYIKEHGYTLVLEPSKGGGVRSVLTGLADKIEGDIIITFSPDGNCKPELIPALIEKMKEGYDMVIVSRYTGGARSYDDNHLTAFGNWLFTTLVNMLHGGRYTDVMNIYRAYKKGLIKDLDLDKDISYTLPERIFSTKISLEPLLSVRAAKRKLKITEIPGDEPPRIGGKAKLKVFRWGAAYLFQVIREIFVWR; this is translated from the coding sequence ATGAAGACCTCGCTTATCATACCTACCCTGAACGAGATAGACGGTGTCAGGGCCATCATGCCCGGGATAAAAAGGGAATGGGTCGACGAGACGATCTTTATAGACGGCCATTCCGATGACGGGACTATAGAGTATATAAAAGAACACGGTTATACGCTCGTCCTGGAGCCGTCTAAAGGCGGCGGCGTGCGGAGCGTACTGACAGGCCTGGCAGATAAGATAGAGGGCGATATTATAATAACCTTCAGCCCTGACGGCAACTGTAAACCGGAGTTGATACCTGCGTTGATAGAAAAGATGAAGGAAGGGTATGATATGGTGATCGTATCCCGTTATACCGGAGGTGCCAGGAGTTACGATGATAATCATCTTACGGCATTCGGGAACTGGTTATTCACCACGTTGGTGAACATGCTGCATGGGGGCAGATATACCGATGTGATGAATATCTACAGGGCTTATAAGAAAGGCCTTATAAAGGACCTGGACCTGGATAAGGATATAAGCTACACGCTTCCCGAGAGGATCTTCTCGACAAAGATATCTTTAGAGCCGCTCCTCTCTGTGCGGGCGGCCAAGCGTAAGTTGAAGATAACGGAGATACCGGGTGATGAGCCGCCGCGCATAGGAGGCAAGGCGAAGCTGAAGGTCTTCAGATGGGGGGCGGCATACCTCTTTCAGGTTATAAGGGAGATATTTGTGTGGCGCTGA
- a CDS encoding transketolase C-terminal domain-containing protein produces MARTVAETIKEITRGHLTKNNGLLLGQAITAVGWVNNTVPDCKGIIELSMADVSGSGIAVGAALAGRRPIFVIRFQDFLILNGSPLIYYAAKTKEFFGKGTPIFVRAIASEGKGAGPVHSGKLHSIFMHFPGFRVSAPVTPKEYETAWKDFLEHDDPAIVCEHRASFDNKDEIADRVTGRSDVTIYAISIARFNAVRAAELLERDGIKCDVVNIVRLKPFLLNDRLLGPLKSSKMGIVVDTGFEPAGASQSIAYELMFAAGVPVKALGLADRSVGVTPGTENSTPDARRIAEAVRTEYGKRRGR; encoded by the coding sequence ATGGCAAGAACGGTTGCGGAGACTATAAAAGAGATAACGCGCGGGCATCTCACAAAGAATAACGGGCTCCTGCTCGGCCAGGCGATAACCGCCGTAGGATGGGTGAATAATACCGTCCCGGACTGTAAAGGTATAATCGAACTCTCCATGGCCGACGTCTCAGGGAGCGGCATAGCCGTGGGGGCGGCGCTCGCAGGACGGCGACCCATATTCGTGATACGTTTTCAGGATTTTTTGATCCTGAACGGGAGCCCTCTGATATATTATGCGGCAAAGACGAAAGAGTTCTTCGGTAAAGGGACGCCCATATTCGTGCGCGCCATAGCGTCGGAGGGTAAAGGCGCCGGGCCGGTACACTCCGGGAAATTGCACAGTATATTCATGCACTTTCCCGGGTTCAGGGTCTCGGCTCCGGTCACCCCTAAAGAGTACGAGACGGCCTGGAAAGATTTTCTTGAGCATGACGACCCCGCGATCGTATGCGAACACCGCGCAAGCTTTGATAATAAAGACGAGATAGCGGACAGGGTGACGGGAAGGTCCGATGTCACGATCTACGCGATATCCATAGCCAGGTTCAATGCGGTAAGGGCGGCGGAACTGCTGGAGAGAGACGGCATAAAGTGCGATGTTGTCAATATAGTGCGGTTGAAACCGTTCTTATTGAATGACAGGTTGCTCGGTCCCCTTAAGTCGAGCAAGATGGGGATCGTGGTAGATACGGGCTTTGAGCCGGCAGGCGCTTCACAGTCGATAGCTTACGAGCTGATGTTCGCCGCGGGGGTCCCGGTGAAGGCCCTGGGGCTGGCCGACAGGTCCGTGGGCGTCACCCCGGGAACGGAGAACTCTACGCCGGATGCCCGAAGGATAGCCGAGGCAGTAAGAACGGAATACGGGAAGAGGCGCGGAAGGTAG
- a CDS encoding radical SAM protein translates to MKRPDLLLVNPANRISQFGGISEYATVAPPLGIAMVAAFARREGYSVDILDAEAEEWSVEKTVEEICRRGPMLVGLTAFTTKMTAAGDILKALKREAPYMKTMIGGHHPSALPERTLREEGADFVIEGEGYRPVTGLLRAMKDGKRAFPINGVWTRDGGRIVSRPAAPLADIDELPLPAWDLLPMGKYRAHHWQCWGMGRQSSFALVFTSLGCPFQCSFCSVNVVYGRRRVRYKTVSRVMEDFEVLADKFRIKHIEIIDDTFTLDRDRVIAICDSLIERRYDLNMWCFARTDTVDPGMLERMKRAGINWVFLGIEAGNEKILNGVFKKQNLAQIKDAVDAIHGAGISIGGNYVFGLPDDDHDTMKETLDLAQELNLEWANFFISMAYPGTAIYEDAVRNSCVPERWEQYGFFAPNARPTPTKHLSGEEILRFRDEAFEKYFSNARYLDMIRGKFGPETADYVTDMLKRKIKRDYKKSDLPVCRR, encoded by the coding sequence ATGAAACGGCCGGATCTATTGCTGGTCAACCCGGCTAACAGGATCTCGCAGTTCGGCGGCATCTCGGAATACGCTACCGTCGCTCCGCCGCTCGGCATTGCCATGGTGGCTGCCTTTGCCAGGAGGGAAGGATATTCCGTCGACATCCTGGACGCGGAAGCCGAGGAATGGTCTGTGGAGAAGACGGTCGAAGAGATATGCAGGCGCGGACCTATGCTTGTGGGACTGACGGCGTTCACCACAAAGATGACCGCCGCAGGGGATATATTGAAAGCGCTGAAAAGAGAGGCCCCGTATATGAAGACGATGATCGGCGGCCATCACCCCTCGGCCCTCCCAGAGAGGACGTTGAGAGAAGAAGGCGCCGATTTCGTGATAGAGGGGGAAGGGTATCGGCCCGTTACGGGATTGTTGCGTGCCATGAAAGACGGCAAAAGGGCATTCCCGATAAACGGGGTATGGACGCGGGACGGAGGAAGGATAGTGTCCCGTCCGGCGGCGCCTCTGGCAGATATAGATGAATTACCTCTGCCCGCATGGGATCTCCTGCCTATGGGCAAATACAGGGCGCATCACTGGCAGTGCTGGGGCATGGGAAGACAGAGCTCGTTCGCGCTCGTCTTCACGAGCCTGGGATGCCCGTTCCAGTGCAGTTTCTGCAGCGTGAACGTTGTGTACGGCAGAAGACGCGTGCGTTATAAAACGGTGTCCCGCGTTATGGAGGATTTTGAGGTGCTGGCGGATAAGTTCCGTATAAAACACATCGAGATCATAGACGATACATTTACGCTCGACAGGGACAGGGTCATCGCCATCTGCGATTCCCTGATCGAACGCAGATATGATCTAAATATGTGGTGCTTTGCCAGGACGGATACTGTCGATCCCGGGATGCTCGAGAGGATGAAGAGGGCGGGGATCAACTGGGTCTTCCTCGGTATCGAGGCCGGCAATGAGAAGATACTGAACGGGGTCTTCAAAAAACAGAATCTGGCGCAGATAAAAGATGCCGTGGACGCGATACACGGGGCCGGTATATCCATAGGAGGCAATTATGTCTTCGGGTTGCCGGATGACGATCATGACACCATGAAAGAGACGCTTGACCTGGCACAGGAGCTGAACCTTGAATGGGCCAATTTTTTCATATCGATGGCCTATCCGGGTACGGCCATATATGAAGATGCGGTCAGGAATTCCTGTGTGCCGGAGAGGTGGGAGCAGTACGGTTTCTTCGCGCCGAACGCCAGGCCCACTCCCACAAAGCACCTGAGCGGCGAAGAGATCCTGCGTTTCAGGGATGAAGCATTCGAAAAGTATTTCAGCAATGCCCGGTACCTGGATATGATACGCGGTAAATTCGGTCCGGAGACCGCCGATTACGTAACGGATATGTTGAAGAGGAAGATAAAGAGGGACTATAAAAAGAGCGATTTGCCCGTATGTCGAAGATAG
- a CDS encoding radical SAM protein, protein MKIVLTRPNFKADMVMPVIGLGYLSSFLKLNGIETRVIDGLAERCDIQELVERIVAERPDAVGIHCFTCFYKEVIALSKALKGRGIPCIIGGPHPTFLPYRTLIDSGADYVVCGEGEKALTALLKNGLINNGIRGVYSPGDLKSEADPFMKAEVIENLDDIPFPDWEELDPCRYPRVPHGFLTRDHPVGRIMTTRGCPYHCVFCGSPKFYDSRLRYRSAENVIGEIRYLMERFKAREIHFFDDNLTFDKEHIMEICRLIIKNGIKIRWCVPDGIRADRVDEEMLRAMKESGCYYVLLGIESADPEMLKDMKKGETIEQMRRAIRLCDKAGINVGGTFIFGLPGETKNSIDMTIRFARSEPLIKADFLILDVLPGSELWDRFSGKFEPDWDKGSYREPELIPEGLSREELLRARSEAFRRFYFRIRPRIFIKILRMLRPYHIKFIFKKILEYRPVRDLKNG, encoded by the coding sequence ATGAAGATAGTCCTGACGAGACCGAATTTTAAAGCCGATATGGTGATGCCTGTTATAGGGCTTGGTTACCTTTCGAGTTTTTTAAAACTTAACGGCATCGAGACCAGGGTGATAGACGGTCTGGCAGAGAGATGCGATATTCAGGAGCTGGTTGAGAGGATAGTTGCCGAAAGACCGGATGCGGTCGGGATACATTGCTTCACCTGTTTTTATAAAGAGGTCATAGCGTTATCAAAGGCGTTGAAGGGCCGGGGGATCCCCTGCATCATAGGCGGCCCGCATCCGACGTTCCTTCCTTACAGGACACTTATCGACTCCGGGGCCGACTACGTGGTGTGCGGCGAAGGCGAAAAGGCGCTTACGGCGCTCCTTAAGAACGGGCTCATCAACAACGGGATAAGGGGGGTCTATTCGCCGGGTGATCTGAAGAGCGAAGCCGATCCTTTCATGAAGGCAGAGGTCATAGAGAACCTGGATGATATCCCGTTCCCGGACTGGGAGGAGCTCGATCCGTGCCGTTATCCCCGGGTGCCGCACGGTTTCCTTACCAGAGATCATCCGGTAGGCCGGATAATGACGACCAGAGGATGTCCTTATCACTGCGTATTCTGCGGGAGCCCTAAATTTTATGACAGCCGCCTCAGATACAGGAGCGCCGAAAACGTCATCGGGGAGATCAGATATCTCATGGAGAGGTTCAAGGCGCGCGAGATACACTTCTTTGACGATAACCTCACCTTCGATAAAGAGCACATCATGGAGATATGCCGCCTTATCATAAAAAACGGTATAAAGATACGGTGGTGCGTACCAGACGGCATAAGGGCGGATAGGGTCGATGAAGAGATGCTGCGCGCGATGAAAGAGAGCGGTTGTTATTATGTGCTCCTGGGTATAGAGTCGGCAGACCCTGAAATGCTGAAGGATATGAAGAAGGGAGAGACGATCGAGCAGATGCGAAGAGCGATAAGGCTGTGCGACAAGGCGGGAATAAACGTAGGAGGCACATTCATATTCGGCCTCCCGGGAGAGACGAAGAACAGCATCGATATGACGATAAGGTTCGCCCGATCCGAGCCATTAATAAAAGCGGATTTTCTTATCCTCGACGTGCTCCCCGGCTCGGAGCTGTGGGACAGGTTTTCCGGCAAATTCGAACCGGACTGGGATAAAGGATCTTACAGGGAGCCGGAATTGATACCGGAGGGATTGTCACGCGAAGAATTATTGCGGGCAAGGAGCGAGGCCTTCAGGAGGTTCTACTTCAGGATAAGGCCCAGGATCTTCATCAAGATCCTCAGGATGTTGCGCCCGTATCATATAAAGTTCATATTTAAAAAAATCCTGGAGTATAGACCGGTCAGGGATCTAAAGAATGGATAA
- a CDS encoding radical SAM protein encodes MSKIDLVLIKPGNQKKLYGDLSRSLSGIEPPLWAALIGAFVRDNGHSVRVIDSEAENFTPDETAEAAVIDDPRLIAIVASGANPSASTPAMAGARSVLESLRKRGARAKTILTGLHPSALPERTMREEPVDFVCEGEGFYTISELLEAIIYNKGYSGIRGLWYRRGYAILSNPRAPLVKDLDILPVAAWDLLPMDKYRAHNWHCFGSLDRRQPYAVIYTSLGCPFQCSFCCIHALFGKRGIRYRSPEKVVEEIDLLVTKYGIRNLKILDECFVLDRKHVMAICDLLIERGHDLNIWAYARVDTIDSRMLKKMRLAGIRWLGFGIESANSRIRGEVTKGAFTRARIKRAVNMVRDAGIYAGANYIFGLPGDTLETMKETLDFAGELNTEYANFYVAMAYPGSVLYRESVRRGIKLPDNWLAYAQFGYETHPLSVRYLAPEEILRFRDRAFTDYFGNGRYQRMIRREFGEDTLKHIKREMLAHTLKRRLLGD; translated from the coding sequence ATGTCGAAGATAGATCTGGTATTGATAAAACCCGGCAATCAGAAGAAGCTCTACGGCGATCTGAGCCGTTCGCTCTCCGGGATAGAGCCGCCGTTATGGGCCGCCCTGATAGGGGCATTTGTCAGAGATAACGGTCATTCCGTCAGGGTGATCGACTCCGAGGCCGAAAATTTCACCCCCGACGAAACGGCGGAGGCGGCCGTGATCGATGATCCGCGTCTCATCGCTATAGTAGCTTCGGGGGCGAACCCGTCCGCCTCCACGCCGGCAATGGCCGGGGCGAGATCGGTGCTGGAATCGCTCAGGAAGAGAGGTGCCAGGGCAAAGACGATATTGACCGGGCTCCATCCGTCAGCGCTGCCGGAACGTACGATGCGCGAGGAACCCGTAGATTTTGTATGCGAGGGCGAAGGATTTTACACGATCTCGGAGTTACTGGAAGCTATTATATATAATAAGGGTTATTCCGGGATCAGGGGATTATGGTATCGGCGAGGCTACGCCATACTTTCGAATCCGCGCGCCCCGCTCGTTAAGGACCTTGATATTCTCCCCGTGGCGGCATGGGATCTACTACCGATGGATAAGTACAGGGCCCACAACTGGCATTGCTTCGGGTCTCTCGACAGGAGACAGCCGTACGCGGTCATATATACAAGTTTAGGGTGTCCCTTTCAGTGCAGTTTTTGCTGTATCCACGCCCTCTTCGGGAAGAGGGGTATCCGTTACCGCAGCCCTGAAAAGGTCGTCGAGGAGATCGATCTCCTTGTCACAAAATACGGGATCAGGAACCTAAAAATACTGGACGAATGCTTCGTGCTTGACAGGAAACATGTCATGGCGATCTGTGATCTCCTGATCGAACGCGGCCACGATCTTAATATATGGGCGTACGCGCGTGTAGATACGATCGATAGCCGCATGTTGAAGAAGATGAGACTGGCAGGGATACGGTGGCTCGGATTCGGGATCGAATCGGCCAATAGCAGGATACGCGGTGAGGTCACAAAAGGTGCGTTCACCAGGGCGCGCATAAAGAGAGCGGTGAATATGGTGCGCGACGCCGGCATCTACGCAGGCGCGAACTATATTTTCGGGCTGCCCGGGGATACTCTTGAGACGATGAAAGAGACGCTCGATTTTGCCGGGGAGCTTAATACGGAGTACGCCAATTTTTACGTAGCCATGGCATATCCCGGCTCCGTTCTTTACCGGGAGTCGGTGCGAAGAGGCATAAAATTACCCGATAATTGGCTGGCTTACGCGCAGTTCGGTTATGAAACACATCCTCTCTCTGTAAGATATCTGGCCCCGGAGGAGATCCTGCGGTTCAGGGACCGCGCGTTCACGGACTATTTCGGGAACGGACGGTACCAGCGTATGATACGGCGCGAGTTTGGGGAGGATACGCTGAAGCACATAAAGAGAGAGATGCTTGCCCATACGTTAAAACGCAGATTATTGGGCGATTGA
- a CDS encoding 2-isopropylmalate synthase: MQRLLINDITLRDGEQAAGVNFFPEEKVRLAGQLVKLGLPIIEAGFPAASEADARGVKLVAEEFGKQIVVSAMCRAHRRDIEIAADSLGNAPRRRIQVVMGTSDIHLKHKFNMGRNEALDLSVDMVKYARTFADDVEFAAEDSTRSERKYLLKVCRACVEAGARTVELPDTVGYATPEGYASLVKDAVDGLPGDAVVSTHCHNDLGLAVANTLAGIKAGARQAEVTVNGIGERVGNASAEEVIMALMVRNDEFGVDIGYIKTREIMKTSLLVEELSKIRVAFNKAIVGRNAFLHESGIHQDGMLKSPQTYQLIDPREIGLDGYRLVLGKLSGAHALREKLKALGLDAGTEELKRFAGYFKDNSAKKKFITDDDVINLFKRFRSEKVA; encoded by the coding sequence ATGCAGCGTCTCCTGATTAACGACATAACGCTCAGGGACGGAGAGCAGGCAGCCGGGGTAAATTTTTTCCCCGAAGAGAAGGTGCGCCTCGCCGGACAGCTTGTAAAGCTCGGCCTCCCGATAATAGAGGCAGGTTTTCCGGCCGCATCGGAAGCCGATGCCAGGGGAGTTAAGCTTGTGGCGGAAGAGTTCGGTAAGCAGATAGTGGTGAGCGCGATGTGCAGGGCACACCGCAGGGATATAGAGATCGCCGCCGACTCTCTGGGCAACGCCCCCAGGCGTCGTATACAGGTCGTCATGGGCACCTCCGATATCCATTTAAAGCATAAATTCAATATGGGCCGTAATGAGGCGCTCGACCTATCCGTGGATATGGTGAAGTATGCGAGGACTTTTGCGGACGATGTAGAATTCGCCGCGGAGGATTCTACAAGAAGCGAGCGAAAATATCTTCTGAAGGTATGCAGGGCCTGCGTAGAGGCGGGTGCCCGTACGGTAGAGTTGCCCGATACCGTTGGGTATGCTACCCCCGAAGGTTATGCTTCACTTGTGAAGGACGCAGTGGACGGGCTTCCCGGAGATGCCGTCGTCTCCACCCATTGTCACAATGACCTCGGCCTCGCGGTCGCCAATACTCTGGCAGGGATAAAGGCAGGGGCGCGGCAGGCAGAGGTCACGGTCAACGGTATAGGAGAGCGTGTCGGGAACGCCTCTGCCGAAGAGGTGATAATGGCGCTTATGGTCAGGAACGACGAGTTCGGCGTAGATATAGGGTATATAAAGACCAGGGAGATAATGAAGACCAGCCTGCTCGTTGAAGAGCTTTCGAAGATAAGGGTGGCTTTCAATAAAGCCATCGTCGGACGTAACGCATTCCTGCATGAGTCGGGTATACACCAGGACGGCATGCTGAAGTCGCCGCAGACGTACCAGCTGATAGACCCCAGAGAGATAGGCCTGGACGGCTACCGGCTCGTCCTCGGCAAACTCTCCGGAGCGCATGCCCTCAGGGAGAAATTGAAGGCGCTGGGTCTCGATGCCGGTACGGAGGAACTGAAAAGGTTTGCCGGATATTTCAAGGATAATTCAGCAAAGAAAAAGTTCATAACGGATGATGATGTCATCAATCTCTTCAAAAGGTTCAGATCCGAAAAGGTCGCCTGA
- a CDS encoding glycosyltransferase family 39 protein yields MMPPSKHIIFWYILLFILIQLIGLNYEPCFEEFRDYEAYHSILHGKLPYVDYRWVYGPIGPFFYALIFRVFGSELLVLRITAVIFGCLGILLAYSISKFLLPRKTAAFAGFLAISAFFTFPAHTYNHYLGMLSNLAASLMVFRFIESSKRGDLFIAGIFSGVSYLVNPLTFGIEISFSIIALLGFIGFAERQWNRPFFRDVFIYLCGVSLAALPVYLSILSRAPFERVFELYWSHERKFAGLPLIQISLPRPDMPWDILYALRSFRYILFRDIANPSLFYLLAIITSSIALVLSFKWLRDGSRRIIACGIFFLSILALSKVIYFLYSGPYLTFLGRYYLYPAVILLVFLVRSLLSDENIKQNKTIRTVIISSCIIAGLSFAVLYHGYRISNFFLKRWYTMRAPFVKGIMFNGDHYNRYILPSEYIKNSSAPDDKVFVMFYDPAYCVLSERPPLFPEDVYMGLTPYRVMIDPARMPHYEGPALSVGGLILERMERDKPLFALDFVMKKYVYGAPPVGPSSSGIGPEAEKYIRDNYYLAKTFPYSNDESEIRVYRRKR; encoded by the coding sequence ATGATGCCTCCATCCAAACATATAATATTCTGGTATATACTGCTCTTCATACTGATACAGCTTATCGGCCTCAATTACGAACCGTGTTTTGAAGAATTCCGCGACTACGAGGCATACCATTCCATACTGCATGGGAAACTGCCTTATGTGGATTACCGATGGGTGTACGGGCCCATAGGACCTTTCTTTTACGCCCTGATCTTCCGGGTATTCGGATCGGAACTTTTAGTATTGCGCATAACGGCCGTGATCTTCGGCTGCCTCGGCATATTACTGGCATACTCTATAAGTAAATTTCTCCTGCCCCGTAAGACGGCGGCCTTTGCCGGTTTTCTGGCCATATCCGCCTTCTTTACCTTCCCTGCCCATACATATAACCACTACCTGGGGATGCTGTCAAATCTGGCAGCTTCCTTGATGGTATTCCGCTTCATCGAATCTTCAAAAAGGGGCGATCTGTTCATTGCGGGTATCTTTTCAGGGGTATCATATCTGGTAAATCCCCTGACATTCGGTATAGAGATATCTTTCAGCATCATAGCGCTGCTTGGTTTTATCGGGTTTGCGGAAAGGCAGTGGAATAGACCCTTTTTCAGGGACGTATTCATATATCTGTGCGGGGTATCACTTGCGGCGCTGCCGGTATACTTATCCATATTAAGCCGGGCGCCTTTCGAGAGGGTCTTCGAACTCTACTGGTCCCATGAGCGCAAATTTGCCGGACTACCGCTTATCCAGATCAGCCTCCCACGCCCCGACATGCCCTGGGACATCTTATACGCCCTGCGGTCCTTTCGCTATATCCTGTTCAGGGACATAGCAAACCCTTCGCTCTTTTATCTGTTGGCCATAATAACTTCTTCTATAGCGCTGGTCCTGTCATTCAAGTGGCTTAGGGACGGGTCCCGCCGCATCATCGCCTGCGGCATATTCTTCCTTTCCATCCTGGCCCTGTCAAAAGTCATATATTTTTTATACAGCGGGCCTTACCTCACCTTTCTCGGCAGGTACTATCTCTATCCCGCTGTCATACTCCTGGTATTCCTGGTCCGCTCTCTCCTTTCAGATGAGAATATAAAACAGAATAAAACCATTCGTACTGTAATAATATCGTCTTGCATCATCGCGGGATTGTCTTTTGCCGTCCTGTATCACGGTTACCGGATATCGAATTTCTTCCTGAAAAGATGGTACACCATGCGGGCGCCGTTCGTAAAGGGCATCATGTTCAACGGGGACCATTACAACAGATATATATTGCCTTCCGAATACATTAAAAACAGCTCCGCGCCGGATGACAAGGTCTTCGTCATGTTCTATGACCCTGCTTATTGTGTATTGTCGGAGAGGCCTCCTTTATTCCCGGAGGATGTGTACATGGGGCTGACGCCATATCGCGTGATGATCGATCCTGCGCGGATGCCTCATTACGAAGGGCCTGCGCTGAGCGTCGGAGGGCTTATACTCGAAAGGATGGAAAGAGATAAGCCGCTCTTTGCCCTGGATTTCGTCATGAAAAAGTATGTCTACGGCGCCCCGCCTGTCGGACCGTCGTCTTCGGGGATAGGGCCGGAGGCGGAAAAATACATACGTGACAACTATTATCTTGCAAAGACGTTCCCTTACTCGAACGATGAGTCGGAGATAAGGGTATACAGGAGAAAACGATAA